In Primulina eburnea isolate SZY01 chromosome 3, ASM2296580v1, whole genome shotgun sequence, one DNA window encodes the following:
- the LOC140825640 gene encoding probable alkaline/neutral invertase D — protein sequence MDSLKVIVDGMRSVMDGAKETNGLKNVSSYCSIPDLTDYDLSKLLDKPRLNVERQRSFDERSLSELSIGFSRGIENYESAYSPGRSGLDTPSSSARNSFEPHPMVVDAWEALRRSLVSFRGQPVGTIAACDHASEEVLNYDQVFVRDFVPSALVFLINGEPDIVKNFLLKTLQLQGWEKKVDRFKLGEGVMPASFKVLHDPVRKTDTIVADFGESAIGRVAPVDSGFWWIILLRAYTKSTGDLSLAERPECQKGVRLIMTLCLSEGFDTFPTLLCADGCSMIDRRMGIYGYPIEIQALFFMALRCALAMLKPDAEGKEFIDRIVKRLHALSYHMRSYFWLDFQQLNDIYRYKTEEYSHTAVNKFNVIPDSIPEWVFDFMPTRGGYFIGNVSPARMDFRWFALGNCVAILTSLATPEQASAIMDLIETRWEELVGEMPLKISYPAIENHEWRIVTGCDPKNTRWSYHNGGSWPVLLWLLTAACIKTGRPQIARRAIDLAESRLLKDSWPEYYDGKLGRYVGKQARKYQTWSIAGYLAAKMMLEDPSHLGMISLEEDKQMKPVIKRSSSWTC from the exons ATGGACAGTCTTAAGGTTATTGTGGATGGTATGAGGAGTGTTATGGATGGTGCAAAGGAGACGAACGGCCTTAAGAATGTGAGTTCGTATTGTTCGATCCCTGATTTGACCGACTATGATCTCTCAAAGCTACTTGATAAGCCCAGATTGAACGTAGAGAGGCAGAGATCTTTTGATGAGAGGTCTCTTAGTGAGTTATCCATAGGCTTTTCCAGAGGTATAGAGAATTATGAGAGTGCATACTCTCCTGGACGTTCTGGATTGGACACCCCTTCTTCATCTGCTCGGAATTCTTTCGAGCCACACCCAATGGTTGTTGATGCTTGGGAAGCTCTCAGACGGTCACTAGTTTCCTTTAGGGGCCAACCAGTTGGCACAATTGCTGCTTGTGATCATGCTTCGGAGGAGGTCTTGAATTATGACCAG GTTTTTGTTCGAGATTTTGTACCAAGCGCACTGGTCTTTTTAATTAATGGAGAGCCTGATATAGTTAAGAATTTCCTACTGAAGACACTTCAACTTCAAGGGTGGGAGAAAAAAGTAGATAGATTCAAACTTGGTGAGGGTGTTATGCCAGCTAGTTTCAAAGTTCTTCACGATCCAGTTCGCAAGACAGATACTATTGTAGCGGATTTTGGCGAGAGTGCTATTGGAAGAGTAGCTCCAGTTGATTCTGGTTTCTGGTGGATAATTCTTCTTCGTGCATATACTAAATCTACGGGAGACCTATCTCTGGCTGAGAGACCAGAGTGTCAAAAGGGCGTGAGACTTATCATGACTCTGTGTCTGTCCGAAGGATTTGACACATTCCCGACCTTGCTATGCGCAGATGGATGTTCCATGATTGATCGTAGAATG GGAATATACGGTTACCCGATTGAGATTCAAGCACTCTTTTTTATGGCACTGAGATGTGCTCTGGCAATGCTCAAGCCTGATGCCGAAGGCAAAGAGTTCATCGATAGAATAGTGAAGCGCTTGCATGCCTTGAGTTATCACATGAGAAGTTACTTTTGGCTTGACTTTCAACAATTAAATGACATATATCGGTATAAAACCGAAGAATACTCGCATACGGCCGTGAATAAGTTTAATGTGATTCCGGATTCGATCCCTGAGTGGGTATTTGATTTTATGCCAACCCGCGGCGGCTATTTTATTGGCAATGTTAGCCCTGCAAGAATGGATTTTAGATGGTTTGCCTTAGGAAATTGTGTTGCTATCCTAACTTCTCTTGCCACCCCCGAACAAGCTTCTGCTATAATGGACCTTATAGAAACAAGGTGGGAGGAGCTTGTTGGAGAAATGCCTCTAAAAATTTCTTATCCAGCAATTGAAAATCATGAGTGGCGAATTGTTACCGGATGTGATCCAAAGAATACGAGATGGAGCTATCATAATGGAGGTTCTTGGCCAG TACTTCTATGGCTGCTAACAGCGGCCTGCATCAAAACTGGACGCCCGCAAATCGCAAGACGAGCCATAGATCTTGCCGAGAGCCGTCTGCTCAAGGATAGCTGGCCTGAATATTATGATGGTAAGTTAGGAAGGTACGTAGGCAAACAGGCAAGAAAATACCAAACATGGTCTATTGCTGGATATCTTGCGGCAAAAATGATGTTGGAGGATCCTTCACACTTGGGAATGATCTCACTTGAAGAAGACAAGCAAATGAAGCCTGTTATTAAGAGATCCTCCTCGTGGACTTGCTGA